In Rosa chinensis cultivar Old Blush chromosome 1, RchiOBHm-V2, whole genome shotgun sequence, a genomic segment contains:
- the LOC112186778 gene encoding zinc finger protein ZAT1, translating to MEKHKCKLCMRSFSNGRALGGHMRSHMMNLPIHQNPEGGEEEEEEEAPHDQMLIDEIDSVSASSSDDDDDEEEEQGEGEEEEEEDEEGLYYGLRENPKRSIRLVDHEFSFAVDAGSVVLQDRESETESSKNPTRRRSKRTRKSAMFDHHHHHDDHQQHQHQLHNQYHQHDPKLNQHHLEAFKKIKLKNKIDSCANNVEPEPVSSISDATTEEDVAFCLMMLSRDKWKKQDKQQDDQDEDAEVELYRSLDDSDESEEQLIKFQRTKSSRGKYKCETCKKVFKSYQALGGHRASHKKIKAAAAAAANPNPNRIVYEPEPDPKINHNAGSSSFAKTHQCPVCFRVFSSGQALGGHKRSHVTGSAAINNTHHYTPPVKSLAKIGDNMIDLNLPAPVDDDEMSQIEISAVSDAEFVNPIRR from the coding sequence ATGGAGAAGCACAAGTGTAAGCTTTGCATGAGGAGCTTCTCTAATGGCAGAGCTTTAGGGGGTCATATGAGGTCTCACATGATGAACCTTCCGATTCATCAGAATCCAGAAgggggggaggaggaggaggaggaagaagcgCCACATGATCAAATGCTCATTGATGAAATAGACTCGGTTtcagcttcttcttctgatgatgatgatgatgaagaagaagaacaaggagaaggggaggaggaggaagaagaagatgaagaaggttTGTATTACGGGCTTAGAGAAAATCCAAAGAGGAGCATTCGATTAGTAGATCATGAGTTTTCTTTTGCTGTGGATGCTGGCTCTGTTGTTCTTCAGGACAGAGAGAGTGAGACCGAGTCGTCCAAGAACCCAACTCGGAGACGGTCCAAGCGGACTCGGAAATCGGCCATgtttgatcatcatcatcatcatgacgATCATCagcaacatcaacatcaacttCATAATCAATACCACCAGCATGATCCAAAGCTTAATCAACATCACCTAGAAGCCTTCAAGAAAATTAAGCTGAAAAACAAGATAGATTCTTGTGCTAATAATGTAGAGCCAGAACCGGTGAGTTCAATTTCTGATGCCACAACAGAGGAAGATGTAGCCTTTTGTCTCATGATGTTATCGAGAGACAAATGGAAAAAACAAGATAAACAACAAGATGATCAAGACGAGGATGCTGAAGTTGAATTATATAGATCCTTGGACGACAGTGATGAATCCGAGGAACAACTGATCAAGTTTCAAAGAACAAAAAGTAGTCGGGGAAAGTACAAGTGCGAAACTTGCAAGAAAGTCTTCAAATCCTATCAAGCTCTTGGCGGGCACAGAGCGAGTCACAAGAAGATTAAAGCCGCCGCCGCTGCTGCTGCTAATCCAAATCCGAATCGCATTGTTTACGAGCCCGAACCCGACCCAAAAATTAACCACAATGCAGGCAGTTCTTCTTTCGCAAAAACCCATCAATGCCCTGTTTGTTTCAGAGTCTTCTCATCTGGGCAAGCGCTTGGTGGACACAAGAGATCACATGTGACAGGTTCCGCAGCCATTAATAACACTCATCATTATACTCCTCCTGTAAAAAGCTTGGCAAAGATAGGGGACAATATGATAGATCTTAATCTTCCTGCTCctgttgatgatgatgagatGAGCCAAATCGAGATTTCTGCGGTTTCTGATGCTGAATTTGTGAACCCAATTAGGCGATGA